In one window of Streptomyces roseofulvus DNA:
- a CDS encoding isoprenyl transferase gives MNLRDLVYGLYARRVEGRLDHDQVPKHIGVILDGNRRWAKASGGTPEQGHKAGADKIQELLGWCAETDVEVVTLWMLSTDNLNRPEEQLVPLLGIIENAVRALAADGRWRVHHVGTMDLLPGRTQTVLKEAEEATRTNTGILVNVAVGYGGRQEIADAVRSLLLDHAERGTSFEELAETVSIDLISEHLYTRGQPDPDLVIRTSGEQRLSGFMLWQSAHSEYYFCEVHWPAFRKVDFLRALRDYAARHRRYGT, from the coding sequence GTGAACCTGCGCGACCTGGTGTACGGGCTCTACGCACGCCGGGTGGAAGGCCGTCTCGACCACGACCAGGTGCCCAAGCACATCGGCGTCATCCTCGACGGCAACCGTCGCTGGGCCAAGGCGTCCGGCGGGACGCCCGAGCAGGGACACAAGGCAGGCGCGGACAAGATCCAGGAGCTCCTCGGCTGGTGCGCCGAGACGGACGTCGAGGTCGTCACGCTCTGGATGCTCTCCACGGACAACCTGAACCGCCCCGAGGAGCAGCTCGTCCCGCTGCTCGGCATCATCGAGAACGCCGTGCGCGCGCTGGCCGCCGACGGCCGCTGGCGGGTGCACCACGTCGGCACCATGGACCTGCTGCCGGGCAGGACCCAGACGGTCCTCAAGGAGGCCGAGGAGGCCACCCGCACCAACACCGGGATACTGGTCAACGTGGCCGTCGGCTACGGCGGCCGGCAGGAGATCGCGGACGCGGTCCGCTCGCTCCTCCTCGACCACGCCGAGCGCGGCACCAGCTTCGAGGAGCTGGCCGAGACCGTCTCCATCGACCTCATCTCGGAGCACCTGTACACGCGCGGGCAGCCCGACCCGGACCTGGTCATCCGCACCAGCGGCGAGCAGCGCCTGTCCGGATTCATGCTGTGGCAGAGCGCGCACTCCGAGTACTACTTCTGCGAGGTCCACTGGCCGGCCTTCCGCAAGGTCGACTTCCTGCGGGCGCTGCGCGACTACGCCGCCCGGCACCGGCGCTACGGCACCTGA